The genomic DNA GGCTGTCCAGTGTCAAGTCCCACTTCTCCCCTAATTTCAAATCCCAATCGTTAGGACTAAATTTTAGAATCCCTCCGGCAGGCGTGAAGGTTAATTCGCTAAAATAGATGTGCCGCTTCAGGTTATAGATATCCACTCGGACATATCCTGACCCCACCGACAGTTTCGTGGCGAGTTCAAGCATCTCGTCAAGATTCTCCGGCTTTGGTACCCATGGCCGTGCTGTACCCTCCTCACAGGAGAGATCAAGGAGATTCCATGCCGTATCAAAGAAGGGAGAAATGTCATGCGTATGATTGCGAACAAGAATGGCCTCCGGTCTACCATTGAAGCAGTAGAATTTATAGTCGAAAGGTGGACTACCATCTTCCTGGCTCAGATACTCCTCAATCAGAATTCTGCGTTTAATCCCATAATATTGATACTCACGGGCCTGCCAATAGTAATCTTTGGCCAACCAACCCGATACTTGACGGATGATTTCCTCGCGATTTACCTCGCCTCGGACAATGAGCACTTCCCCGCTGGCGTGATTCGGTTTGATCACGTACTCGGTCGGCAGTCGGTCGAAGGGGATCGCGCGCGGATCGTTCCCATGCCATAAGAGCGTGGTGAGATATTCCTCCCCCGCCGTCTTCGCCACATGTGCTCGCACCGCATACTTATCGGCCAGCTGTCGAAACCGCGCAGGCATGTCGCCTCGATTCCAGGTTATCATGCGCCAGAACAGCTTTTCCGTAAAGGTCTGGGGATTTGCCAAATTGAGCGGTTTGCCGTGGATCCGAGCATATCGGCGCAACAGGAAAGTCTCGCCCTCAGAGCGCCGCATGACCCTGCGCTTGATGTCCCGATAGTGGACGACGAGATCACGCAGCCATGTGTCTCGCAGCTTGGCGCGAAGCGCTGCGGTTCCGGATGCATGGACGGCTTGACCCATTCTCTACCTCCCTTGTAAGCTCTCATTCCCTGGGAGTTCTGTGATTTTAGAGCAATCCCTGTTTGGATGGAACGTTAGTAGAATCTGTGCGGTCTTACATGTTGATTCACATGTCGTTCATCTCTCGGTATGGGACAGAAACTTTGTGAAGCGAGCCAAGTAAACGTCTCTAAACACCAAACCATCGACCCATCATTTTTTCATGTCAGATAGAGTTCAGTCTTTTGTAATATTTAATAGGCACGAGTTTCAAGTATCTGCTCAAGAACGCTGTATGAATGGGGACTCTCCCGAGAGGTTAACATGTAGATACTCCGGCCGAAGAGGGAATGTGTGGATGGTTCAGAGTCCTGTCGATAATTGAGCTCCATCTCCAAAAGAGAGAGGAGGAGCAGTGCAGATTCGATATTCATTCCATATTATTGAAGATGTTTCGTAGATGCATCGATCGAGTGGTTATGTTGATGGTTCGCGGGATTGCCGAAAATAGATTCGACAAACTCAACTAATCTCGAACGGAATTCACTAGATAATCTGAAGAAGGATGGGAAATGGACTTGGGAGCCTGCAGACGGCTGATGCAATCAGGCCAGAGCATAGCCGGATCTTTATCGAAGATATTAAACGTATCCGACGGTAAGACGCCCCATGCTCCTT from Nitrospira sp. includes the following:
- a CDS encoding Glycosyltransferase, with amino-acid sequence MGQAVHASGTAALRAKLRDTWLRDLVVHYRDIKRRVMRRSEGETFLLRRYARIHGKPLNLANPQTFTEKLFWRMITWNRGDMPARFRQLADKYAVRAHVAKTAGEEYLTTLLWHGNDPRAIPFDRLPTEYVIKPNHASGEVLIVRGEVNREEIIRQVSGWLAKDYYWQAREYQYYGIKRRILIEEYLSQEDGSPPFDYKFYCFNGRPEAILVRNHTHDISPFFDTAWNLLDLSCEEGTARPWVPKPENLDEMLELATKLSVGSGYVRVDIYNLKRHIYFSELTFTPAGGILKFSPNDWDLKLGEKWDLTLDSREPKLLVRE